A single genomic interval of Prionailurus viverrinus isolate Anna chromosome A2, UM_Priviv_1.0, whole genome shotgun sequence harbors:
- the PPIA gene encoding peptidyl-prolyl cis-trans isomerase A, giving the protein MVNPTVFFDIAVDGEPLGRVSFELFADKVPKTAENFRALSTGEKGFGYKGSCFHRIIPGFMCQGGDFTRHNGTGGKSIYGEKFDDENFILKHTGPGILSMANAGPNTNGSQFFICTAKTEWLDGKHVVFGMVKEGMNIVEAMERFGSRNGKTSKKITIADCGQI; this is encoded by the exons ATGGTCAACCCCACCGTGTTCTTTGACATCGCCGTGGACGGCGAGCCCTTGGGCCGCGTCTCCTTCGAG CTGTTTGCAGACAAAGTTCCCAAGACAGCAG AGAACTTTCGTGCTCTCAGCACTGGGGAGAAAGGATTTGGTTACAAAGGTTCCTGCTTTCACAGGATTATCCCGGGATTTATGTGCCAG GGTGGTGACTTCACACGCCATAATGGCACTGGAGGCAAGTCCATCTACGGGGAGAAGTTTGACGACGAGAATTTCATCCTGAAGCACACAGGTCCTGGCATCCTGTCCATGGCGAACGCCGGACCCAACACGAACggttctcagtttttcatctgCACCGCCAAGACCGAGTG GTTGGATGGCAAACACGTGGTGTTTGGCATGGTGAAGGAAGGCATGAACATCGTGGAAGCCATGGAGCGCTTTGGGTCCCGGAACGGCAAGACCAGCAAGAAAATCACCATTGCTGACTGTGGACAAATCTAA